The Rana temporaria chromosome 4, aRanTem1.1, whole genome shotgun sequence genome contains a region encoding:
- the LOC120935846 gene encoding uncharacterized protein LOC120935846: MCSTQIYLPQNSLLTWKRNGEFLGSFFHSTTNIIHKGIFGNVNWINDKFIYHQSGVSLNDTGIYECCILIEGYPLKCANASIIVMSPGKTPCVGKNSVFANPFQINHLQSRALLREGTFVIILWNFNISEWKISTRFPQCQRHLVNMELGIERWFGINSHNRNRRGIVEGALGGIGIIGSIANSMDINTLKSDLESAGLVGSKGFKIQRNLNQILEDMVIKTANVMGPSILHLQNITLNLMTSEEHSHIARLCLEIQTEYSTNFKIIAQAFQSGVTPLGILQNLPREYAYVRNHTDLWVNKWLGCSQDVCYSSSMIPIAGREQILVPITVLGLPISDTQLLFYKLQYTDFALNKDNLELEQLDLSSCLQFQSKVLCLPNQDKSIFHSCYHNHTLCSARIETFEASSELTTLVDKRKVCFQIMKDTERVQTFFSSCTNTENLKRGFVLCRR; the protein is encoded by the coding sequence ATGTGTAGTACTCAAATATATTTACCTCAAAATTCATTGTTAACTTGGAAAAGAAATGGTGAATTTCTGGGTAGTTTTTTCCACAGTACAACTAATATAATTCACAAAGGAATTTTTGGTAATGTGAATTGGATCAATGATAAATTTATTTATCATCAATCAGGTGTATctttaaatgatactggtatatatGAGTGCTGCATATTAATAGAAGGCTATCCCTTGAAATGTGCTAATGCAAGTATAATTGTCATGTCCCCAGGGAAAACTCCATGTGTTGGTAAAAACAGTGTTTTTGCTAATCCCTTCCAGATTAACCATTTACAATCCAGAGCTCTATTGAGAGAGGGAACATTCGTCATTATATTGTggaattttaatatttcagaatGGAAAATTTCTACAAGGTTTCCACAATGTCAAAGACATTTGGTTAATATGGAATTGGGTATTGAAAGATGGTTTGGAATCAATAGTCATAACAGAAATAGACGTGGTATTGTCGAAGGAGCCCTAGGGGGCATAGGTATAATTGGCAGTATTGCAAATAGTATGGATATTAACACGTTAAAATCTGATCTTGAGTCAGCAGGTTTAGTGGGAAGTAAAGGTTTTAAGATCCAAAGAAACTTAAATCAGATATTAGAAGATATGGTTATTAAAACAGCTAATGTAATGGGTCCATCCATATTACATCTTCAGAATATTACTCTCAATTTAATGACTAGTGAAGAACATTCACATATTGCCAGATTATGTTTAGAAATTCAAACAGAATATTCcactaattttaaaataattgcacAAGCTTTTCAGAGTGGAGTTACCCCTCTTGGTATATTGCAGAATTTACCCAGAGAATATGCATATGTAAGAAATCATACTGATTTATGGGTAAATAAATGGTTAGGATGTAGTCAGGATGTATGTTACAGTTCTTCTATGATTCCTATAGCAGGGAGAGAACAAATTTTGGTTCCAATTACTGTTTTGGGATTACCAATTAGTGATactcaattattattttataaattgcaGTATACAGATTTTGCGCTTAACAAGGATAATTTGGAATTAGAACAATTAGATTTGTCATCATGTTTACAATTTCAGTCTAAAGTTCTTTGTTTACCTAATCAAGATAAAAGTATATTTCATTCTTGTTATCATAATCATACATTATGTTCTGCAAGAATAGAAACATTTGAAGCTTCTTCTGAATTAACTACTCTTGTAGATAAAAGGAAAGTTTGTTTTCAGATCATGAAAGATACAGAAAGGGTTCAGACTTTCTTTTCCTCTTGCACAAACACAGAAAACCTAAAACGGGGGTTTGTATTGTGTAGAAGGTGA